GTCCTTCAGGGCCGGAAAGCCCTCGGCGCCGGTCACGCTGAGCGTGGGCTCCCAGGTGCGCTTGAGCAGGGCCTGCACCGGGTCGGTGGTGGTGGGCAGCGCGAAGGTGGTGGAGCCGCCGCAGTCGTAGTGCGCCCAGGGAAAGCGCTTGTACACCTCTTCGCCCAGGATGCCGGCGGTGGCGCGGGCCTGCGCCAGGCGGTCGGTGGGCACGTCGCAGTGGAAGCTGGCGGGCAGCAGGCGGCCGGTGGCACTGTCCTCGAGCCGGTCCAGCACCTGCCGCATGATGCGCAACGACGAGGGCACGAGGCCCGACGAATCGCCCGAGTGGATGCCCTCGGTGAGGATCTCCACCTTGAGCGTGCCGCTGGCCATGCCGCGCAGGCTGGTGGTGAGCCACAGCTGGTCGTAGTTGCCGGCGCCGCTATCGAGGCAGATCACCAGGGCCACGCTTCCTAAGCGCGTGCGCAGCAGGTCGATGTAGGGCAGCAGGTCGCCCGAGCCGCTTTCCTCGCAGGTCTCGATCAGGCCGACGATGCGCGGGTGCGGCACGTTCTGGCGCTTGAGCTCCTGCACGGCGGCGATGCTGGCATACACCGCGTAGCCGTCGTCGGCGCCGCCGCGGCCGTAGAGCTTGCCGTCCTCGTACTTGGGCGTCCACGGGCCCAGGTCGCGGCGCCAGCCCTCGAACTCGGGCTGCTTGTCCAGGTGGCCGTACATCAGCACGGTCTGGCCCGACTGGGGCTGCGTGGCGGCCACCTCGAAGAACAGCACCGGCGTGCGGCCGGGCAGGCGCACGATCTCGAGCGTGAGGCCCGCCACCTTCTGCGCTTCGACCCAGCTCGCGGCATTGCGCAGCACGCGGTCCA
This region of Acidovorax sp. GBBC 1281 genomic DNA includes:
- a CDS encoding M20 family metallopeptidase gives rise to the protein MNARTAPDLLQPAEALAHVSRQWDGDILRQLTEYIEIPAKSPGFAPDWEQLGYLDRVLRNAASWVEAQKVAGLTLEIVRLPGRTPVLFFEVAATQPQSGQTVLMYGHLDKQPEFEGWRRDLGPWTPKYEDGKLYGRGGADDGYAVYASIAAVQELKRQNVPHPRIVGLIETCEESGSGDLLPYIDLLRTRLGSVALVICLDSGAGNYDQLWLTTSLRGMASGTLKVEILTEGIHSGDSSGLVPSSLRIMRQVLDRLEDSATGRLLPASFHCDVPTDRLAQARATAGILGEEVYKRFPWAHYDCGGSTTFALPTTTDPVQALLKRTWEPTLSVTGAEGFPALKDAGNVLRPYTAFRLSLRLPPLVDAAQCVQEMKALLEDNAPYQAKVTFEGGGAASGWNAPDTAPWFEGALNAASQAHFGAPCGYIGQGGTIPLMNMLSQGFPKAQMMVCGVLGPKSNAHGPNEFLHVPYAKKLTAAVAQVIASLPPAGAQDSTAAAA